The genomic DNA GAAGCGGCTCGAGATCGAAAACCTGCTCATGAGGGGCCGGAAGAGGAAGGGGTCGCGAGTCGAACTCTTCGTGCTGCCTTCCGCCGGTACGATCTCCAGATTCGGAACCATCGTGCCCAAGTACGGCCACGACATCGTGGAAAGGAACCTCTTGAAGAGAAGACTGCGCGAGATCGGTAGAAGGCGATTGCTGACCAGGTGCGACGAACTCGGCCTGGCGGTCGACGTGCTGGCCAGGACTCGTAAAAACGCATACGGGGCCACGTTCGAAGCTCTGCTTGCGGACGTGACCGGAGCCATGGGACCGGAATGGATCCGGGCCGGTTAGCCGAGCGGGTGCTTATCGCCGGGGTGAGGTTGTATCGACTTGCGCTTGGTCCGTTCAGAATAAGCCTTTGTCGTTTCACTCCCAGCTGCTCCACCTACGCCATCGAATCTCTGCGAGAGCATGGAGCCGTGCGAGGAAGCTGGTTGACGATCAAACGACTCTCTCGCTGCCGGCCTTTCGGCGGACACGGTTTCGATCCGGTGCCTGAGGGAGCCGCAGCCTGCCCACGGACCAACCTCACAAGGCGTTCGAAGGGCTCCGCATCCACGTCGGACCGGTGCGCTCCCAGGCGCTCTTCGGGCGAATAACGGTGCTGTTCACCTCCGTCGCGGCTTGCTTGTTCGGCCCTTCGTCGCTATCGGAGCTTGCCCGAGATTGTCCGAGGGCTGCCAAGGAACAACAACCTGCAAAGGAAAACGCTCCGAGATGAGAACGGAACTGCGCATTTTACTTGCCATCAGCCTCGTATTGCTGGTAATGGTGGGCTCTAACCTGCTCTTCCCGCCACCGCCGCCGCCCGAGGGCCCCGATACACCGATGGAAGTCTTAGACGAGACAGGAGTCGAGGGGCAGCGTGGCGATACCGACACCTCGGAAGAGATCTCGATCCCGGAAGCGTTCATCGAGAGAGATCCGGTCGAGTTCGAGCAGATCATCCCTACCGCCCGGGAAGAGGCTCCAGGACGTGAGGTGGTCGTGGAGGGTCCTCTCTACCGTCTTCGGTTCTCCAATGAAGGTGCGCTGCTCGAAGGGGTGGAGCTGACGGGATATCCCGATCTAAGCCAAGGCGGCTTCGTGCAACTGATACCGGAGTGGAGCGCCGGCTGGCTGGGAAGAATGCTCACGGCCGGTTCCGATACGTTGGACCTCTCGGGAGAGACGTTTCACGTGGAACCTGCCGGGGGACTTGACCTGGTTACGGATCCCGATAACAACCGTCTTCGCTTCGCGTACGTGCACGAAAGCGGTTTCCAGTTCATCGTCGAGTATACGTTCGACCCCGATTCTTACGAAATGGAGGTGGACGGCACCGCCGGTCTTCCCGACCGTCCTTTGGATCGAGGGGTGGTTGTAACCGGCATTGGGTCGGGGCTCGCGGTGGTGGAGGCGGATTCGGCCGGCGATGAGCGAATGTCGGCGTTCGTGAGCCGGGACGGAGCAGGGGCTATCAGGTCGACGCCTATCAGCGGCGCCGACGCGGAGGTCGTGAACGGTCCGCTCGACTGGGTGGGGGTCCGCAATCGCTTCTTCGCCCTCGGGATCTTCGGCGAAACCGGAGAAACGGGCGCCGTCGATCACCTGGGCCAACTATCGGTGGAAGCGCGCGTGGGAGGCGGGGTGACGCTGAACGTTTCCCAGGAGCTCGGACCAGGCGGCCACTTCGGACATTCTCTATACCTGGGACCGCAGGATCAGGATATGCTCGAGGAGGTCGGGCGGAGCTTCAACCAGGTCAATCCCGTTGGGTGGAGCTTCCTGCGACCCATAATTCGACCCTTCGCCTCGATCGTGCTGAAGGTGCTGGTCTTCCTACACGACACGGCCGGGTTGAGCTACGGTCTTGCGCTCGTCGTGTTCGGGATCGCGATGCGCATCGTTCTCTGGCCGCTCAACCACAAGGCCATGCAGTCGCAGCTACGAAACATGGCCGTGCAGCCGTTGGTGCAGGAGATCCAGGCGAAGTACAAGAACGACAAGAAGAAGCAGCAGGAAGAGATGATGAAGCTCTACAAGGAGCACGGCTTCAATCCGCTTGGGGGTTGCGTTCCGATGCTGCTTCCTTGGCCCGTTCTGATCGCTCTCTTCTTCGTTTTTCAGAACACGATCGAACTGCGGGGGGTCCCTTTCCTTTGGCTTCCAGACTTGGCGGGACCTGATCCCTACTACGTTCTCCCTTTGCTTCTCGGGGTTTCGATGTGGGTTCTTCAATGGGTGAGCCTCCGCAGCATCGACAACCCGAACCCAACCATGAAGATGATGATGTGGATGATGCCGATCATGATGATGGTGATGTTCATCTGGTTCGGATGGGCGAGCGGACTCTCTCTCTACTACCTGACGGCGAATTTGGCGACTCTCCCTCAGCAGATTTACGTTGCCAACCAGCGAAAGAACATGAGAGGCAAACCTCCGCCAGTCAGAAGAAAAGGGCGTTTCAGCGCTCTCCGAGCTGGAAGCTGAAAGCCGTTCAAATCGTTGTAAGCCCGGCTACACGGAAAGCCTTGTTGACCGAAGACCGGCCCGTGAACGAACCTTCCACTGCGGCGAGGCTCTTCGTTTTTATAGACGCCTGGGCGAGATTACCGACGGCGGTTGGGGGTCTACCGGTGTGTTCGCGAGGATGTCACGGTGTCGAGCAGTGAGTCCCGGGTGTCGTGACATGTTTCACGTGGAACAATCCAACCGAATCCGTGTGCTAGCCCTATGAAAGGCATGGGCGTCCGGCGATAGGTCGAGCGCGACCTCTAGCCGAAGACCCACCGAAAAAGGAGAGATTTCATCGGATGTCAGCAGTTTTCGCCATCGCCAACCAAAAGGGAGGGGTTGGGAAAACTACGACCGCGGTGAACCTTGGGGCGTCGCTCGCCGTGGCCGAACAGAAAACACTAATCATAGATCTCGACGGTCAGGGTAACGCCACGAGCGGCCTCGGACTGGACGTAGGTATCGACCGCACATCTTACGACCTCCTCACCGGAAGACACCCTGCGGAGGAGTGCGTTGCACGAGCTGTCCACCTGCCTCTCCTGGACGTAATGCCGGCGAGTCACGAACTGTTCGGCACCGAGATGCTCCTAGGCAAGAGAGACGGGAGAGAGAAGATACTCCGCCAGGCGCTCGACCCGATCCGGGAATCCTACGACTACATTCTTCTGGACAGCCCCCCGTCACTTGGTTTGCTCAAACTCAACATCCTCTCTACCGCCGATTCGGTCATCATTCCCATCCAGTGCGAGTATCTGGCGCTCGAGGGAATCGGCCAGCTCCTCCGCACGATCCGTGTAGTTCAGAAGCGTCTGAATTCGGATCTGGATATCGAGGGCATTCTCCTGACCCTCTACGACGGACGCACGCGTCACGCCAAGCAGGTGTCCGTCGAAGCCAAGGAGTACTTTCCCACCAAGGTCTACGATACGATAATACCCCGTAACATCCGTCTGGCCGAAGCCCCGAGTTTCGGTCAGCCGATCATATGCTACGATGCCGTGTGCAAGGGAGCTCTGGCCTACCTCGATCTCGCCAAGGAGGTGATCGAACGGCGCGGAAGTCGGAAGAAGTCAGGCGCTCGGGTCGTTAGCGGGGCGTCCGCTCAAGGAGACTCGTGAAGAAAGATCGTCTAGGCCGAGGTCTTGGGCACCTGCTCGACGCCTACCTGGGTTCGGAATCCGGGGACGTGAGCAGCACCGTTCCCGTCGCGGCGATCTCGGCCAATCCAGTTCAGCCTCGCCGTCATTTCGACGACGACGGTATCGAGGAACTCAAGGAGTCGATAAGGATTCACGGCCTGATTCAGCCCTTGATCGTACGACCTAGGCCGGGTTCTCCAGGCGAATATCAGCTCATCGCCGGAGAGAGACGCCTACGCTCGGTCCAGGCTCTTGGATGGGACCGAGTTCCGGTAGTAATTCGCGAGGCTTCGGACGATACCCTTCTGATTCTCGCGCTGGTGGAGAATCTTCAGAGGAGGGATCTGAATCCGTTGGAGGAGGCGGAGGGGTTCCGGACCTTGGTGGCCGATTTCGGTCTCTCCCAGGAGGAGGTCGCCCGTAGCGTGGGCAGGAGCAGACCGGCCGTCACCAACAGCTTGCGCCTGCTCAGGTCCCCGGATGTCATCAAGGATTTCGTAAGGGACGGCAAGCTCAGCATGGGTCACGCTCGGGCCTTGCTGGCCGTACCTGATCCGGAACGGGCGGTTGAACTCGCCGAGAGGGCCGTGGAGGAGGGTTGGTCGGTCCGCGAAACCGAGAGAAACGTGGGGGTGAAAAGACGCAGGAAGGCCGAGGTTACCGACCAAGGGTCGCAGACATCCCCCATGTTTCAGATTTTCGAGGAGGCTCTGACCGACCATCTTTCGACCAGCGTGACGATCCAGCGCCGGCGCGGGAACCGCGGCGCGGTGCGAATAGCCTACAAAAACCATCGCGAACTCGAGAACATCGTGGAACTCGTTACCGGTCGTCCTTTGGAGTCGATCGCCGATTGATGAGGAACAAGGATTTGGACTCGAACGTTCCGCTGACTATCACTATTACGCCAGGAGGATCCCGGCCATCTCACGCCATACCTATCTCCGGAAGGAGTTACGCCGTTCTCAGGATCTTGATTCCGGCTCTGGCCGTACTGGAGTTGTCACTGATCGGGAGCTGGATCTGGCTTTTTCAACGCTCCTCCATGGTTCAAGCTTTGGAGGAAGAGGTCGCGACCCTCTCGGTGAGCGCTGCCGCGGCGACCACTCTGTCGGCGAGACTTCAGGCGCTCGAGCAGGAGTACGGCAGGCTTCGCGCGGTATACACGCATGTTGAAGGAGAAGAGAATCTCGACCCCTGGTTGACCATTGGGAGCGCCTCGATGCATACCCCGGGCGACGATTCCGTAGTGACGAGAAATTACGAGGCTCGGCCGACCGAGTGGCCCTTGGCCGCAGCAGGTTTCGTCACACGGGTGGCCGGTGCCGGCGAGGTCCGGCACCCCGGTATCGACATCGCGGTAGCGAGCGGAACCTACGTGCGCGCGTCGGGAACCGGCGTGGTGGACCGGGTCGGGTCGGATGAAGTTTACGGCAACTTCGTGCTCCTTGACCACGGTGGCGGGCTCGAGACCCGCTATGCTCATCTCTCGGTCACTTTCGTAGCGGAGGGAAGTCAAGTCCTGGCAGGCGAGGCGATAGCGTTGGCAGGCACGACCGGACTCTCGACCGCACCACATCTTCATTTCGAGGTGCGGCAGGACGGAGAAAACCTGAATCCTCTGGAGTTTGTAACTCAGCCCCGCTGAGGGGTACCAACCCTGAAGCCGCTTCACTGGAAATACTACGTCAACCTGGGCCAACGCCCCCGAGGAACAGCCAGAATGGCTCGAAACCGAAAGCCGGACCCCAATCCGCCTCTTAATCAGGCGAACACGTCGCTGATCGCGGCGGGTGCTCGGGTGGAAGGCGACATCGCGGCGGAAGGAACGGTTCGCGTAGAAGGAATGGTGAAAGGCAACATTACCGCCGGCAAGGCGGTGGTGATCGGAGCCGGAGGTACGTTCGAAGGAGAATTGACGACCCAGGACGCCTCCATATTCGGGCAGGTCAACGGCATTGTCACGGCCAAATCCAGACTTGAGCTCAAGTCCGAGGCCCAGGTCGTGGGCACGGTGTACGCAAAGCGCATGCAGCTCGACTTGGGAGCTGCGTTCGAAGGAACACTGGTGACGGGTAAGGCCGCCGAGTCCGTTTCCGAACGGTCGGGAAGGCCTGCGACCGTAAGACCCGGAGCGGACCGAGCGGTTAAAGAAAAGGGCGGTTCAGCGGACGAAGACCGAAACACCGGTTCGTGAAACTGTCGTCTCTGGTCGAATACCTGGACCGTTACCTCGGAGTCGCAGATCATCCGGATTACCCAGGAGCTCTCAATGGACTCCAGGTGGACGCCGGTCGCGACGCAACCGCAGGCGGGAACGAGATTCGTAGAGTTGCAGTCGCCGTCGACGCGTCTATCGCTTCCATAAGGGCCGCTTCCCGGTCCGCGGCTGATCTTCTCGTGGTCCACCACGGCATCTTCTGGGGAGGTTCCAAGCCGCTGGTCGGAAGGCACGGTCGTCGGATCGCTCTGCTTTTCGACTCGCGTCTCTCCCTGTATTCGTCCCATCTCCCTCTCGACTCGCACTCCGAAACAGGCAACTGTGCCCTGCTTTGCGAGGCTCTCGGACTGACGAAGGAAGGACGGCTAGGTTCCTATAAGGACAAGCAGATAGGCTGGTGGGGACGAACGCCCGAACCGATCGGTCCGGCGGAGCTGGTCGGATTGCTTGAGAAAGTCGTCCATGGGCCGGTCGGACATGTGCCCGGAAGAGGCGGAAAGATCGACCGTGTCGGGGTGGTTACGGGGAGCGGCGGCGGTTTCCTGGAAGAAGCCTGCAACCTCGACCTCGACGCTCTCGTAACCGGGGAGGCCGGCCACCACGCTTCTCTCGACGCGAAGGAGCTTGGCATCCACCTGCTTCTCGGCGGACACTATGCAACGGAAACCTTCGGCGTCAAGGCGATAGGTGTCCACCTGGAAGAACGTTTCGGAATTCCGTACACGTTCATCGATCATCCCACCGGTTTCTGATTGGCTTCGTCGATGGAAAAAAGAAAAGGAGATCTGATAAGAGACTTTATCGTATTCCAACTGAAACTGGCCCTCGACGGTATCAAGGACCTGCTTGCGATCAACCTATCGATCGGCGCTTTCATCATAGACCTTATGGTAAGGAACAAGGGAGAGCAGCGTCTGTTCTACCGCGTCGTGGGCATGAGCGAAGGGTTCGAGAAATGGCTCAAGTTGCACAAGGTGAAGGGTGGGAACGAACTTGCAGCGACCGAAGGGACCGCCCGCACCAGCATACCCGACGCCGATTCGATGATCGACGAGCTGGAAGAGATGGCCAGACGGAGAACAGGTTGGTAGGAAGACCACAAGCCACGCACGAGCAATGAACGAACCGAGATCGGAAGCCGAAAGGTCGCGCCTCAGCAACTCCAGGATCGCGGAAATGGTCAGGAGGGTCGTCGGGGGTGGATCGGCGCACATCGACTGGCGGCCGGCGCACTCCGGGCTGCTTAACGAGCTGAGAGCCAGTGCGGACGAGGCCGTCGTCGCCGAGATATCACCTGTAGCGAAAGACCTGGCAGAAGCGCGAAATTGGAGCGTAACCGCAAATGCGGTATCCGACAAGGCCATGCTCGACGCCAAGAACACTCTTAACGTTCTTAAGAATCGGGCGCACCGTCTTCACGGCGATCCGCTGCCTAGCCAACGCGATGTAGAATCTCCTTCGGGAATCCGGTGGCTGGTCTTGCTGACGCTGGTGGCGTTCTTCGTGATGGTCGAGGCCGGGTTCAACGTGACGCTTCTCATCTCCGCGCTCGACAGCGGTCTTGTGGGAGCCTTCATCACGGCCATCCTGGCTTCGGCGGTGAACGTGGGTTTCGGGGCAGGATCGGGAATGGGGATATCCTTCCTGGTGAAGCGCTTCGGGATTCCCAAGGCGATCTCCGGCGCTTGTTTCGCCGTGGTGGGTGGTGTAGCCGTTCTGATCAACCTGATCGTTGGGCGCCACCGGGAGAGTTTCGAGCGGTTGATCGAACAGCGGGAACAGGCGGGAGGACTCGACACCCAGGTGACCCTGACCTCGGCGCGACAGTTGGCGGTCGACATCCCGATGAACCCCACCACGTGGGAGCTTCGTTCGTTTCTTTTCTTCGTACTCGGAGTGGTGCTGTTCGGGGTCGGCCTCTACAAGGGTTACACCTTCGTAAAGAGCAAACTGCCGGCGGTGAAGGAGAAGCGCCTCCAAGAGATTCACGCGATCCGAGACGACTTCGATGGAGTTTCGAAGCGCCATCGGCGGGCCTTGGAGGACGAGATGAAGCGGGCCGTGACCGACGTCGTGGTCCGTCTCGATTCGGCGCGACACGTCTCCCGCCACCGTCTCATGGATCTTGCCGCTGCCTGGAACCAAGGCGGATCGGTGGCATACGCCGAATCCCTTTTTCTAAAGGAATTCAATGACCGCCACCCGGACAAGATCACTCGGGAGATGCTCGACTCGCATCGGAAGGAACCCGGTGTGACCCCGACGGAGTTGCGGATAGACCGCGCCCTGGCAACTCTCGACGATGCCGACGGATTCATGGAGGCATGGAGCAGCGGCGAAGGCGTCAAGTTCGCCAAAATCCAAACCGGAGTGGCCGACAAGATCAACAGAACCTGGATGGACTATCAGTCGGTGATTCTGATACCCCTTGAGGACCTGACCGACAGGTTGGGGCTCGACCCCGATGAGGACGGGCGATCATGAGCTATTCCGGACCAGGCGGGCTCCTCAAGTCCTCCAATCATCGCACGATCGCCGTCTGCGTGGTGGTCCTGGTCGTGCTGGCGGCAGGAACGGCGTGGGCGGCGAAATCTCTATTCGATCAGGAACAGCTCAAGGTCTATGCACACGACGGCTGGTGCCCTCGCGGTACCAGGCAGCAGGTCGAGGCGGGTCTCGTCGTTCCTGGCCACACAGCGGTGCTCATCGACACCTCGAACAGGATTTCGGCAGCCGACGGGTCGGCTGCATACTCCGCTATCGACGCGGTCCTGCGCGATACCGTCCGGACCCCTCATCTCCAGAAGGTCTCGGTCTTCGGTCTGCCGGAGTCGGAACACGAACGGGCCGACGGCCCAGAACGTTCGCTCTGCGTTCCTCTTCAGGGCCACATGGCGGACCTGCTCTACCAGAACCCCCGCATCGTCGAGCTCGATTTCAGGGACTTCGTGGGAGTCGTGAAAGTAAGACTAGATTCTCTGCTCGCCAGAGACGAAGCCCCCAGCTCTCCCATTGTCGAAACCATGAACGACCTGGTCGGACGGGACGAGGAGATCGACTCCTTCATCATCGTGTCGGACATGCTTCAGAACACATCGACCTGCGACCTCTATACCGGTGAATGCGACATGTTGAGGACGTGCGCTCCGATCCGGGAGGGCGGAATCGGTTCGGTGCACGTCTACTACGTAGATCGACGAATTGCCGCGCAGAGCACGACTTGGCCGGACCCGAACTGGAGCGAGTGTCTCGGTTCGATCCCCACCTCCCTCCTCAACTGAAGACCCAACATCTCATGGACGAACGCAACGGGAGATCGGACCAAGGCGGAGCCGAAGGAACCGCAGCCGGGTCCGAGCCGGACTATCCTCAGGAGGATGAGGTGGCGAATTCGACCGACGAAGAGACGAACGGTCCGGCCGAGGAAGCACCCGACGCGAAAACTCGCTCTCCCATGACCGCCGGCGCCGCTCCAGAGTCTCCCAGCACCCTCTACGGCCACGTGGACGCATACGTGGAGAAAGCTTGCGTCGACATGCGCAACGTCTACGCGAACAACCGCGAGGCCCTGGGATCCCGGAGGAGAGAAGCGCAGGAAGC from Gemmatimonadota bacterium includes the following:
- a CDS encoding ribonuclease P protein component, translating into MKRLEIENLLMRGRKRKGSRVELFVLPSAGTISRFGTIVPKYGHDIVERNLLKRRLREIGRRRLLTRCDELGLAVDVLARTRKNAYGATFEALLADVTGAMGPEWIRAG
- the yidD gene encoding membrane protein insertion efficiency factor YidD, yielding MDPGRLAERVLIAGVRLYRLALGPFRISLCRFTPSCSTYAIESLREHGAVRGSWLTIKRLSRCRPFGGHGFDPVPEGAAACPRTNLTRRSKGSASTSDRCAPRRSSGE
- the yidC gene encoding membrane protein insertase YidC, which translates into the protein MRTELRILLAISLVLLVMVGSNLLFPPPPPPEGPDTPMEVLDETGVEGQRGDTDTSEEISIPEAFIERDPVEFEQIIPTAREEAPGREVVVEGPLYRLRFSNEGALLEGVELTGYPDLSQGGFVQLIPEWSAGWLGRMLTAGSDTLDLSGETFHVEPAGGLDLVTDPDNNRLRFAYVHESGFQFIVEYTFDPDSYEMEVDGTAGLPDRPLDRGVVVTGIGSGLAVVEADSAGDERMSAFVSRDGAGAIRSTPISGADAEVVNGPLDWVGVRNRFFALGIFGETGETGAVDHLGQLSVEARVGGGVTLNVSQELGPGGHFGHSLYLGPQDQDMLEEVGRSFNQVNPVGWSFLRPIIRPFASIVLKVLVFLHDTAGLSYGLALVVFGIAMRIVLWPLNHKAMQSQLRNMAVQPLVQEIQAKYKNDKKKQQEEMMKLYKEHGFNPLGGCVPMLLPWPVLIALFFVFQNTIELRGVPFLWLPDLAGPDPYYVLPLLLGVSMWVLQWVSLRSIDNPNPTMKMMMWMMPIMMMVMFIWFGWASGLSLYYLTANLATLPQQIYVANQRKNMRGKPPPVRRKGRFSALRAGS
- a CDS encoding ParA family protein, whose translation is MSAVFAIANQKGGVGKTTTAVNLGASLAVAEQKTLIIDLDGQGNATSGLGLDVGIDRTSYDLLTGRHPAEECVARAVHLPLLDVMPASHELFGTEMLLGKRDGREKILRQALDPIRESYDYILLDSPPSLGLLKLNILSTADSVIIPIQCEYLALEGIGQLLRTIRVVQKRLNSDLDIEGILLTLYDGRTRHAKQVSVEAKEYFPTKVYDTIIPRNIRLAEAPSFGQPIICYDAVCKGALAYLDLAKEVIERRGSRKKSGARVVSGASAQGDS
- a CDS encoding ParB/RepB/Spo0J family partition protein — translated: MKKDRLGRGLGHLLDAYLGSESGDVSSTVPVAAISANPVQPRRHFDDDGIEELKESIRIHGLIQPLIVRPRPGSPGEYQLIAGERRLRSVQALGWDRVPVVIREASDDTLLILALVENLQRRDLNPLEEAEGFRTLVADFGLSQEEVARSVGRSRPAVTNSLRLLRSPDVIKDFVRDGKLSMGHARALLAVPDPERAVELAERAVEEGWSVRETERNVGVKRRRKAEVTDQGSQTSPMFQIFEEALTDHLSTSVTIQRRRGNRGAVRIAYKNHRELENIVELVTGRPLESIAD
- a CDS encoding M23 family metallopeptidase, producing the protein MIPALAVLELSLIGSWIWLFQRSSMVQALEEEVATLSVSAAAATTLSARLQALEQEYGRLRAVYTHVEGEENLDPWLTIGSASMHTPGDDSVVTRNYEARPTEWPLAAAGFVTRVAGAGEVRHPGIDIAVASGTYVRASGTGVVDRVGSDEVYGNFVLLDHGGGLETRYAHLSVTFVAEGSQVLAGEAIALAGTTGLSTAPHLHFEVRQDGENLNPLEFVTQPR
- a CDS encoding polymer-forming cytoskeletal protein → MARNRKPDPNPPLNQANTSLIAAGARVEGDIAAEGTVRVEGMVKGNITAGKAVVIGAGGTFEGELTTQDASIFGQVNGIVTAKSRLELKSEAQVVGTVYAKRMQLDLGAAFEGTLVTGKAAESVSERSGRPATVRPGADRAVKEKGGSADEDRNTGS
- a CDS encoding Nif3-like dinuclear metal center hexameric protein, with the translated sequence MKLSSLVEYLDRYLGVADHPDYPGALNGLQVDAGRDATAGGNEIRRVAVAVDASIASIRAASRSAADLLVVHHGIFWGGSKPLVGRHGRRIALLFDSRLSLYSSHLPLDSHSETGNCALLCEALGLTKEGRLGSYKDKQIGWWGRTPEPIGPAELVGLLEKVVHGPVGHVPGRGGKIDRVGVVTGSGGGFLEEACNLDLDALVTGEAGHHASLDAKELGIHLLLGGHYATETFGVKAIGVHLEERFGIPYTFIDHPTGF